In Telopea speciosissima isolate NSW1024214 ecotype Mountain lineage chromosome 10, Tspe_v1, whole genome shotgun sequence, the DNA window tttttttttctgtttaaattCATTACAACAAACAAAATTGATCTCCACCAACTAATCTAAGAACCCTAAAGAGAGTCTATGGAAAAAGTATGAAATAATAATTCTAGATTAGCAGCAAACATCTATTCATCCTTAAGATCATTTTCCCAACAACTCTTTTAAGTCATTAGAGAGAATATCCTAACTACTAAAACTTAGCTATTACTCCatgagaactccactgttacACTGTTACAATATGATTCTAGACTTGTAGGTATAATGAACTCTTTctgggagagggtttcctataTTACCCGACTGCAATTTCAAGCAAATGAGGGAACCCCCTTTGCAATCTGACAATAGGGGGAGggacatttatgacatatcactcCCTCACACAACATTGATATGTGAGGaagtgtgcaatttcattttctgAGCTGACGTTGTGCACAACTTTTTCCCATTCTTTTTATAGATAGGCCctaaggagatttttttttttttttttggataaaatccCTAAGCAGACTTGAAGTCATGAACTTTGTGTTGTGAGGCATGGGCTTACAAGGGCTCAGAACATTCTTGTCCTTAAgctaaatttcaaaatttatttttcttttttaatttggaaGATAATTAGGTGTTGTATACATCGCAAATAGATAGATATTAACGATTTTATACATTAATTAAGCTTAATTAAAAAGGAATTTTAAAGGGTTTATTTAACTAATTTATGGAAGGCAATATAGGATATactttttgaaagaaaataacTTGTGTGATGTTCTACTAACTCCATTTGATTATAGATAAATGATGTATCCAAGGCCACGTATTGgaaaattgatttcaatatttaaCATTCAAACAAGTAGAGCTTGCGAAACTCAAGGAAATAGTGTTTTCTGACGCATGGGGAGCTCCCTCCAAACCTCTCTTGCATTGTTAGAGAGGACAAGGCAGGTCTTTCTGTGTTTCGTTTATAGGTTGCTTTgaggtttttctttctttttctgttgtATGGGTGAGGCTATTCATGCTGGATAGGTCTAGTGAGTGATGTTTTTTTGTACctttgggtttggggtaaggcggcttatgtcccccccttgtactGCGATGGTTTTTATCTAATATAATCCTAGGGGCCGACCCGGATCCCaaataatattcgggttaaaaaaaaaaagaaaaaaaataaataaagcatgGAGGCTGGCTGGAGCGTAAGTATAATTATAGAGCCGAAAAAAGTTTTCCTGCACTATGGGTGAAGGATAAATACATCCATCTAAGGTCATATATGCTCTACAAGTACACCCATCTATAGTCATAAATGCTCTAACTGCCTCCCTATTGTACGAAATCGATAACAAATAGAGGATAGAAGCAATAGGTaataaatgaaattttctcAATGGATAAtcttgaaaatgattttttcaaagtttaCCTACCACACATAGAAGCAATATCATGCTCTCTTGATATTAATGTGTTTCTATTTGGTATTATGGTGTTTAATGTTTCATTATGAGGAGTATAAGAAACAAGCGATTCGCTACTAATCAACTCGAAATCGTTATGACAAGTAAGaatcaagaaacaaaatgaTATAAGGTAACACTTTCTTCATCTTATATTCAATACATAATCATCATATTGCCCTCTAGATAACTAACTCACTGTGCTTTACTTTTGTTTTACTACTTGCAAGTTGATCAAATCCTTCACTTTAGGAACCATAAATTTGATACTTTTTAAGAGCTCTTCAATATAATAATCACCTTAGGGCTTTATATTCTTAGACAGCAATGAAAGGAAAGGGTTAATCATTGCTTTTTGAACCCTCCACATTTAGGCTAACCACCGGAATTATGAGAAATCCGTATTACAATCAGAGAAGAAAACTTACTCTTAAGTATTCTAGATGGAAAATTTATGTGGTTCCATTTGGATCTATTGCTTAAGTGATTAAACCACATTTTGAGAAGAATGCCCTTCTAGAAATCCATTATCCTTTCCAAGggaaggtggggtggggttgaatgcttgagagagagagagagagagagaagctttcCATATCTCCATTAATGTGTTCCACCTCCTCATTGTTCCTTTTGTACATCTCATAATAACTACACTGTATTACCACCCAATTAATCTTAATGGCCCTCTCTACATTGAATATAAACTATTCACATTTCTCTCCAAAAGGATGATTATTACACCAACCCCCTTATGCtcataaaatgaccaaaatgccctcactTACAACCcctccgcccccccccccccaaaaaaaaaaaaaaagaaaaaagaaaatgaagaaggtACATGTACGTACAAGATTTGGTGGTCACCAGAAATAGATTTACTAGGTGACCTTTATTTTAGTGGTTTCATGGCTAAAACTACCTACATTATTTTGAGAGACATAGAATAGACATAAGGAATACAGGAGACCATAAAGGTAATttgatattttgaaaaatagatctcCTCTATGAAATGGGTTTGAGCAGTTTTTTGGGAAAGCAAAAGTGTCTCAACAAGTCTTTTTTTCTATACTgggaggaaaaaaggaaaaatgggtTAGGAGATGTAGCCAATTATTCAACTTGAAAATCAAgataagggaaagaaaagacaTCTCCCATCAGATCCTCCAAGTTCCATTCCCCCATTCTTAAGTTTTCTCCTTCCCAATAATTTCCACTCTCAACCAAATTCTCTACTTTCTTAttattgctgttgctgctgttgaTGATGTTGTTAATTTCATTTATGTGGCAGTTGTTGATGTTATTGTTAATCTTACTGATGGTGTTGTCAGTTATagtatttttctcttcaataCTAACACTCTCCAAGGGAGGAACAAATAAGTCCCCTTCAACACCAATAATATGATCACCTCCTAAGAAGCCATGACCTCCATAATATCCATCTCCTGTGCCAACTACTTGTGATAAGCTTGTAGACACATTGAAATATCCTGGAGCACCTGAGAGATTGTAGGAGTTGTTGAGTGGAGGTAATGGTTCAAACTGGTTTCTCATTGCCATTGCCTGcatagatgatgaagaagatgaagaagatgagtccaTGCACAGAGCCATGATGTCTTGTTCACTCAATGACATAAACCCTCCTATGCCTTCTCTAGGCTCAGATGAATCACTATTGTTTGGAGATTGAGTAGAAAATGAGTTCTTCAGCCTTTTCTTTATTGTGGAATTCCAAAAATTCTTTATTTCATTGTCTGTCCTTCCCGGCAGCCGCGCGGCTATCTGAGACCACCTGAGTGAATCAAAACACATCCGATCAGAAACAGGCCGGAGAACTGTAAGATTGAAGGGTAGTTCTCATATTTATCAAATATTGCATGGTGTGCATGGATGCTTAAGATCTAATACCAAAGTACTTAATTGGGTTCTCATGTCCATGTTTAGGTCTTTAGTCTAATCTTTATTTTCTACCAAAACAAGAAAAGTTCTAGCTAGTCTCCATAAAGAGTAACCAAAATCTGAAGACCCAAAAATATTAATAAGTAAACATCAAAGTAGATTTTTCATTCAAGTGACTAAAATGGAGCAATTCAATCTATGAAACTCTATCAAGTGCAAGAATATGGGGGGCATCAAGCAGGCCTAAACCTAagtgttctttttcctataaaaatagaaactggaGTGACTTACCTGTTGCCAAGAATGGAATGCAAATGGATAATGAGTTCTTCTTCTTGGGGTGAGAAGGCGCCGCGCTTAAGGTCCGGCCGCAAGTAGTTAATCCAACGAAGACGACAGCTCTTGCCGCACCTCTGTAGACCGGCATTCCGGGCGACATCGCTCCAGCAACCTTGCCCATTGTTTAACATGTAACTCATGagcttttcatcttcttctggtGACCACAAGCCCTTCCTGAGCTTGTTAGTGCCATTGTTTGTGTTGTTCTTCCCTGGGAGATCAGGCTTCCTCATCACAAGCTTTTTGATCTGGAGTTTTGTTATCCCAACCGGTTTTGATGTTGGCAACAAAAGACTTTATAGGTGAAAGATAGAGATGGAGATAAGGAGAGATAGACAGGTTCCCTCAAATAAAGGGTGATCTAGATACACAttcatatatacatacatagcTAGCTAGAGAGAtccagagagagaaagaaagcttCATGGAGtggaaatgatgataatgatgactGTGATTGTTATGGCTTTGCTTAGaatatggagaagagagagagagagagaggttgttGGTTGATGGGTCGAGTGGAAAACGGTTTGGAGGGGGACCTCCGAAAGTGAGAGGGATGGGTGGTCTTCTTGTCTTTGACTCCATATCTTGTCTTTTTCTACACAATTTTTTCTTCACTCACAAGGTAATCATCATATGTGTGTAtatgagtgagagagagacagaaataGTGAAATTGTTTTATAACCAAGAAAGATACTTGCTTCGACTTCACATAATATCCTTCTCTTCTCAAAATTAATATGCTATTAATCCTTCAAATACAAGTGTGGATATACacctaagaaagagagagagaccctgatcctctactaccgagctgcctgacaggaccctactgccaagacagaGTAAGGTGTAAAATGACCACCTTCCCCTGCCCGAGCGTCTTgctcgagtgggggtaaggcaatcatttACTGCTTtgttgtgtcttggcagtagggtcctgccgggcagctccgCAGTGAAGGATCCAAATTGGAGAGGGAGTACATACTACATTGGTACTATTTTGGTAGTACTCTTCCTTATTAATAAAGTCTTCAATATGTGTTCTTCATGTACTAATAAGCAGCCAAACTCCAGCTTCAAAATCCCAATTTAAAACCTTAGACACCTtagaaaagcaagaaagaaaGTAACTCTCTACTATTCCAAAAGAAAAGCtccataaatgaaaataaaggtACAGAGATTATTTTAGGTATACTCTAACAGAAAAGAGGTAGAAAGAGTTATATTTAGTATTGgattttaataaccaaatatttaAAGATATTCAAGTCTCCTGCATTTTCATGTCAGAAACTTCTTGACCAGAAATGTGATATAATTTTGGGAAAAGGAATGCAGCCGCACGCAAAATGACCGGTGCACCCTTTTCCACATATTATCTCATTTTTTAACCTTGCATCTTGAATAGCCATATCCTACGTATGTTAAACCTCATGTGTTTTTTGTTGTACTTCTCAATTGAACTTCACACATAACATTTGGTGGTTGATACTAAAATTCACTTAACTAGGGTTCCAATGTCCTATCAAACTTGTGATATCTGTGATCGGGCGGCGACCAGGAAAATCTGATCCATTGCATTCATTTTATCACGATTGATCTGGGTAGCAATAAACTAGGGCATATCTAGAACTCAATATAATGACATTTACCATACCACTCTATAGTTGGTGTTGTTTAAAATCTATATTCAGTGAAGGCGGCTAAATATAACATAATATAGATTGACTTGTGTCTTAAGCATGTAACAGTACCCTACTTCACTTTAATATTCCTTGATGAAAATTTGCTTTAGAGGTTGCAAATTAAAATGTGAACaatgagaaacacaaaaaaaattagaacccacccaaaagaaagaaatgggaaCCAATATCAATTTAGAGTCCCTTCTagatgaaactaaaaaaaataataatttcatgtttTTGAATAGTGATCTAAGACGGCCAGCTACATTGATCACTTCAAAGGAAGACTGCAAtgatttccataaaaaaaaactattttaggtattgattcaaCAAGAACAGCTAGAAACCCATCATATATACTAACTTTGAAACCAATGGATTAATCAAAAAAAAGTCTTTCCATGTTAACAGAAAGTAGGAAATGGTGGAGTTATTTACTAGAATCAAATCTGAGGGATCATTTCACCTTTCTTGATTCCCTGTCATTTTTTTTGGTCATATCATATGTTCTGTTTTTCATActaatttcaaattcatttgAAGGCCTGTCGCATTTTACGCTATCTAATCTTGTAATTTACGCATTTTTTTTAGCAAGAAAAGAATAGAGTTCTTGGAATATGGAATACTCTCTGTTTTCAATCCATAACCAAAACCAGTCACTCACAATGAGTATCATTGGTCAGCTTACAAACTTCAAAtagggaaagggggggggggttgcaggGTCTTGTGTTCTTGACCTAATTTCTTTCCTGTGATCATTCTCATGTCTAACTCCACACATGTACCTACATCCACTTTGCAatcaaataattattttatgATCCTCACCGTTCAAATTGGCGAATACACATAAATATGTCATCATATATACCATCAACTTGTGGCACTCTTATTGGATTCTAGAAAGCCAAGAGATTCCATAGACTGAATGATCTTAACTAACTGAAACACTTGGCTATTTTGGACATGAGAAGtaaagaaatttttgttttaCAAAGAAAAAGCAATTAGTACAAACAGAAAAATGGTGGTGCCAATGCCAGAACCTTTTGAAATTGGTCCTAATAGATGACATAGATGGGCCCTGCTCTTACTGCCATTCATTGCTTCCTTTCTCAGTAATTTCTTTGTCTTCCCCAATCCCCTTTCTCCTATGTGAGTGGAAAAAAGTAAAGGAAGAAAAGGTATGGCTATGAAAGTTAAATCAACTTATAATTTAAAGGGCAATCATATGATAGTCCCCCCTAGGGTACCCCCAGATCAGAAATCAAAAGTTCAAGTTTGAACCATTCTCCCCTGTCATACCCAGATCCAATATCATCCAATCAAGTCCTTCTGGGCTGAAGATCACATCTCATGATCAATATCTTATTAAAATCTGACCTGTTCAAATTCTGGGTTAGATCTGGTTTTTGTTAAGCCAGAGACTTTCTGTATCAGATTCCAGGTCTCTGTTTAGTTTTCATATGTAATATTCAAATTGAAGCTTGTTTAAGTCAGTTCTTAGTGGAGAGAACCAATACTACCAAAATCATAGAAGAAAAAGTTGGTCCTCCTTAATATaaggtgaaaaagaaaaaaggtggAGTAGGAAAAAACATAAGCTACTCCAAAGTTTCTATATGCTTTGGTTTTACTTTGTCTTGCCAAAGCTTTTTCTACCAGTGTCACTTACATTAGGAGCAAGCTTCAGGCCTCTTTCCGACCggttattttgaattttgtttttagGATAGAAACTACTCTCACcaacaaaaaaggaaggggaaataaataaataaaagctcTTTGCTGCATCAATAACAATTGTAGCAGAAGTAACCCGAGAAAAGAGAAGTTTGTTGCAGGTTTATCAGGTCTAGATTGAGACTACGTAAGTAAGAACAGCTCCATCTACTATGGTCTTGTCCTTATTCACTTGTCAAAAGCTTTAGCCCAAGTTCTAAAACCACTAAATTTGAGAATGCTTACAGCAATCTGGAATCAATATAGCTGTGCTTCCATTGCAAATTAACCAAGAGAAGTGTAGCTGTTGCAGGTTGATCAGGCCTGGATTGAGACCACGTAAGAACATCTACATCTACTAAGTTCTAGTCTTTATTCACTTATCAAAACCTTTAGCCCAAGTTCTAAAACCACTTCATACGCTATTGCTTCCATTGCAAACCAAGTGAACAGATTAAAAAACACCAATGAAACAAGAGAGGGGCAAGGAAATAGGTCATCTAGTAAGTTATTACTATGTAGTTCTTTGTAGTGGGAGTTGGGAAATCCCGTTTGAgttgtaaaaaaaattaaaacaggaGTGAAAAGGAAAATAGGTGAATCAGGACTCTGTTAAGGTGATGCCTCTTCTGAAGCTTTATGGACCCATTTTGAGGGCATCCCTAGCAATCATGGGTAAAATTATCATAAATGGCCATAACCTTATACAACCCCACATTTGTAGGGTTGTAGAAAGGTGGATTGGATATGGTACATTGGTACTAACCttcagcatttttttttttttgggatacaAAGTGGTCAATCTCAAACTCAATTActgggatccggctcctctgcACCACGGGGGTGCGCTGCAAGATGTCCGGCGTGACCCCTGACCTCAACACGTCGTCTAGGTGCCATTCCAATGGCGGGGATGGATGTGCACTACCCAACTGGAAATCCCTCTCTCCATCGCATGTGCACCCAGCTCGGCGGGGCACATCCATCCCTACCATCGGAACGACACTTCGGCCACGTGTTGAGCTCTGGGGCCGCACTAGACATCTTGCAGCGCATCCCCATGCTGCAGAGGAGCCCGATTCGTTTTTATGCCATGATTGGCCCAATCTTTTACCATTTTAAGGTGTGGAGAACATGTGCAATGATAAAGACCATAAAGCTAGAAAACCATGGAGAAGACAACACTGATGATAAATTTAAAGTTATAATATGGAAGACCATAAAGCCTGAAGACATGATCTGGTGGATCACAAGCTAGCatattaaggctgtgtttggtgtGTATTCTAATAATAGATTTTGGTCAAGTTTACACTCTGAagcaaaaaaatagagaagaattggttttcagaatgcattctagacccaGAATATATTCTAAAAATTTATACCAAAAGCAGCCTAATTGTTCCCATTTGTTTAAAGATCAAATgaaaaaattagtttaaatgTTGACAAATTATATGACCACAGAGCCCTTTCAAAAACAAGTTTGCTAATCATAATATGTTTTTCCCTTATCCTCCTTACTTCGAAGTTACCATATTGAGAATTGAGATAGGgcaaattaaaatttttcctATAGTCTATAAAGAAAATACACATTgagaaataatatttttaaacacaaaacaaaatcatTAAAATACAAGGGCACATAAAAGGAATGGACACATATCATTTTAACTATTTGATGAACAGACAATCCTTAATAGCATTTTTCATTTCCTGATTTCACAAGTATTAATTATGAGCCTTTAGATCATTTGGTAGAGTACTAGGGGTGTGGAAAATAATTTCATACTTCAAGAGGATGGTGATTCGAATCCACTAAGTCCCTTATCTATATTTCCATTTTAACTTCAATGGTAGTGTTATGGGAACTGGTATTTAATGATGTAGAGAACCTACTCGTTTACAGAATTAT includes these proteins:
- the LOC122641749 gene encoding transcription factor MYB83-like isoform X2; this translates as MRKPDLPGKNNTNNGTNKLRKGLWSPEEDEKLMSYMLNNGQGCWSDVARNAGLQRCGKSCRLRWINYLRPDLKRGAFSPQEEELIIHLHSILGNRWSQIAARLPGRTDNEIKNFWNSTIKKRLKNSFSTQSPNNSDSSEPREGIGGFMSLSEQDIMALCMDSSSSSSSSSMQAMAMRNQFEPLPPLNNSYNLSGAPGYFNVSTSLSQVVGTGDGYYGGHGFLGGDHIIGVEGDLFVPPLESVSIEEKNTITDNTISKINNNIINSSNSNNKKVENLVESGNYWEGENLRMGEWNLEDLMGDVFSFPYLDFQVE
- the LOC122641749 gene encoding transcription factor MYB83-like isoform X1 — its product is MRKPDLPGKNNTNNGTNKLRKGLWSPEEDEKLMSYMLNNGQGCWSDVARNAGLQRCGKSCRLRWINYLRPDLKRGAFSPQEEELIIHLHSILGNRWSQIAARLPGRTDNEIKNFWNSTIKKRLKNSFSTQSPNNSDSSEPREGIGGFMSLSEQDIMALCMDSSSSSSSSSMQAMAMRNQFEPLPPLNNSYNLSGAPGYFNVSTSLSQVVGTGDGYYGGHGFLGGDHIIGVEGDLFVPPLESVSIEEKNTITDNTISKINNNINNCHINEINNIINSSNSNNKKVENLVESGNYWEGENLRMGEWNLEDLMGDVFSFPYLDFQVE